In Flavobacteriales bacterium, the following proteins share a genomic window:
- a CDS encoding MarC family protein, producing the protein MNYFNFKEIATATMVLFAVIDIIGSVPVIIDLRQKTGHIQSEKASLVSLVIMILFLFVGESILSLIGIDVNSFAIAGSFIIFFLALEMILGIRLYKEDENSIKTASIVPIAFPLIAGAGTMTSLLSLRAEYAVQNIVIAIIVNVILVYFVLKSSAFIERILGKGGIAVLRKVFGVILLAIAVKLFKTNAGF; encoded by the coding sequence ATGAATTATTTTAACTTTAAAGAAATAGCCACTGCAACCATGGTTTTGTTTGCTGTTATTGATATTATTGGTTCTGTACCAGTTATCATAGATTTACGCCAAAAAACAGGACATATTCAGTCCGAAAAAGCAAGTTTAGTATCGTTGGTTATCATGATTTTGTTTTTGTTTGTTGGTGAATCTATTCTAAGTTTAATCGGAATTGATGTCAACTCATTTGCCATTGCAGGTTCGTTTATTATTTTCTTTTTGGCTTTAGAAATGATATTAGGAATTCGTTTGTATAAAGAAGACGAAAACTCTATAAAAACAGCGTCAATTGTTCCTATAGCTTTCCCATTAATTGCTGGTGCTGGAACCATGACTTCATTACTTTCGTTACGCGCCGAATATGCTGTTCAAAACATTGTTATTGCTATTATTGTAAATGTTATTTTGGTTTATTTTGTATTAAAATCATCGGCATTTATTGAGCGTATTTTAGGTAAAGGAGGAATAGCTGTTTTACGTAAAGTTTTTGGTGTAATACTTTTAGCTATTGCTGTAAAACTGTTTAAAACCAACGCAGGATTTTAA
- a CDS encoding DUF389 domain-containing protein, with the protein MENENNNPLQDNQPDEQLKFNLKESFKSLVVYLQEIINIRDGVDVEGSVQAIKNDIDFKGVNIWILGASIAIASIGLNVNSTAVIIGAMLISPLMGPIVGIGLAVGVNNVTMLSRSLKSLGTAVLISVLVSTIYFLLTPFGEVQSELIARTRPTLLDVLIAFFSGIALIVAKTKKGTIASTLYGVAIATALMPPLCTAGYGLANANWQFFFGAFYLFLINSVFIILATWLVVKYLRFPLTTYIDDARQKKVTNYILIFSAVVLIPSGFTFWGSIQESIFKKDVENFIAQNFDIEGSEIISKKINYKTEEGDKSSIEVYIIGNNIDAATERRLLKKMPEYDLQGVKLKIHQAKDNSNELANKLSKEVRSGILEDIYRKNEEAIKDKDEKIRLLESQVNLLSHNDVPYNNLKKEIKLQYQDVVQMEFGKTIATDFSEKQDTIATFLIRWNNQLSDEQRREKKNALQTWLRVRLNDEKVRVINY; encoded by the coding sequence ATGGAAAACGAAAACAACAATCCGTTACAAGACAATCAACCCGACGAACAACTTAAATTTAATTTAAAGGAGTCGTTTAAATCGTTGGTGGTTTATTTGCAAGAAATCATTAACATTAGAGATGGTGTTGATGTGGAAGGTTCTGTTCAAGCCATTAAAAACGACATTGATTTTAAAGGAGTTAACATTTGGATTTTAGGAGCATCCATTGCAATTGCATCTATTGGTTTAAATGTAAACTCTACAGCAGTAATTATCGGAGCCATGTTAATTTCTCCATTAATGGGTCCAATTGTAGGTATAGGTTTGGCGGTTGGTGTAAACAATGTAACCATGCTGAGTCGTTCGTTAAAAAGTTTAGGCACAGCGGTGTTAATTAGTGTGTTGGTTTCAACCATTTATTTTTTATTAACTCCATTTGGTGAGGTACAGTCAGAATTAATTGCACGTACTCGTCCAACACTGCTGGATGTGTTAATCGCTTTTTTTAGTGGAATAGCGTTAATTGTAGCAAAAACTAAAAAAGGAACTATTGCAAGCACGCTATATGGTGTTGCTATTGCTACAGCCTTAATGCCACCACTTTGTACTGCTGGTTATGGTTTGGCTAATGCAAATTGGCAGTTCTTTTTCGGCGCATTTTATCTGTTTTTAATCAATTCGGTATTCATAATTTTAGCTACATGGTTGGTAGTAAAATATTTGAGGTTTCCACTTACCACATATATTGATGATGCTCGCCAAAAAAAAGTAACCAATTACATTTTAATTTTTTCGGCAGTAGTCCTTATTCCAAGTGGTTTTACTTTTTGGGGGTCTATTCAAGAAAGTATTTTTAAAAAGGATGTGGAAAACTTTATAGCTCAAAACTTTGACATTGAAGGAAGTGAAATTATCAGCAAAAAAATAAACTACAAAACTGAAGAAGGCGACAAATCATCGATAGAAGTGTATATTATTGGAAACAATATTGATGCGGCTACCGAACGACGTTTATTAAAAAAAATGCCTGAATATGATTTACAAGGCGTAAAACTTAAAATTCATCAAGCAAAAGACAATTCGAATGAATTAGCCAACAAATTGAGTAAAGAGGTTCGTTCTGGAATTTTAGAAGATATTTATCGTAAAAACGAAGAAGCGATAAAAGATAAAGATGAGAAAATAAGGTTGTTAGAATCTCAAGTTAATTTATTATCGCACAACGATGTTCCTTATAACAACCTAAAAAAAGAGATAAAATTACAGTACCAAGATGTAGTACAAATGGAGTTTGGAAAAACCATTGCTACCGATTTTAGCGAAAAGCAAGATACCATTGCCACTTTTTTAATTCGTTGGAACAATCAACTTAGCGACGAACAACGTCGTGAAAAGAAAAATGCATTACAAACTTGGTTGAGAGTTCGATTAAACGATGAAAAAGTAAGGGTAATTAATTATTAA
- a CDS encoding nitrilase family protein, producing MNLKITIIQSEIHWENVDKNLAMFTEKIASIKEETNLIILPEMFTTGFTMNSTSQAETMNGKSILWMKQQAKSKNAVVVGSLIIVENQAYFNRLIWAQPDGKIYHYDKRHLFRMANEHEHFSAGKTRLIVELKGWKICPLICYDLRFPVWSRNKSITHHPTPTTHSSTPSTHHSQPAYDCLIYIANWPEARKEPWSKLLEARAIENQVYVVGVNRVGKSPSPTFPHRKGGVVNPQKEEESGIIYSGNSAVIDPKGNVISTIPAYQNTIETTTLNRQELEDFREKFPVGLDGDDFEILH from the coding sequence ATGAATCTTAAAATAACAATCATACAATCGGAAATACATTGGGAAAACGTGGATAAAAATTTAGCCATGTTTACCGAAAAAATAGCATCTATAAAGGAAGAAACAAACCTTATAATTTTACCCGAAATGTTTACTACTGGATTTACCATGAATTCGACAAGCCAAGCCGAAACCATGAATGGTAAATCCATTTTATGGATGAAACAACAAGCTAAAAGCAAAAATGCAGTTGTTGTAGGAAGTTTGATTATTGTAGAAAATCAGGCTTATTTTAATCGTTTAATTTGGGCACAACCCGACGGAAAAATTTACCATTACGATAAAAGGCATTTGTTTAGAATGGCAAATGAACACGAGCATTTTTCGGCAGGAAAAACTCGTTTAATTGTGGAGTTAAAAGGTTGGAAAATTTGCCCTTTGATTTGTTACGATTTACGTTTCCCAGTTTGGAGTAGGAATAAGTCCATCACTCACCACCCGACACCCACAACCCACTCCTCAACTCCCTCCACCCATCACTCACAACCCGCTTACGACTGCCTAATATACATTGCCAATTGGCCAGAAGCAAGAAAAGAACCTTGGAGCAAATTATTGGAAGCAAGAGCTATCGAAAATCAAGTTTATGTAGTTGGTGTAAATCGAGTAGGAAAAAGCCCATCCCCAACCTTTCCCCATAGGAAGGGAGGAGTAGTTAATCCACAAAAGGAAGAAGAATCAGGTATAATTTACTCTGGAAATTCTGCCGTTATCGACCCAAAAGGAAATGTGATTAGTACCATACCAGCATATCAAAACACTATCGAAACCACAACATTAAACCGCCAAGAATTAGAAGACTTTAGAGAAAAATTTCCTGTTGGCTTGGATGGTGATGATTTTGAAATACTTCACTAA
- a CDS encoding PD40 domain-containing protein translates to MNAFLRFFGLFLMICCQLNTAFSIELTKQDTTKKGAYYFVSNRNSTEPGSYTMYKARTNQSGISSTVIRGNFEIAGYPHMRKAEISVYNISNDELVGVYNTNAKTGNYLVILMPNLKYEFVINTYGYAPIRKVVEIPGYASTNVHDEISKQQITVTIDSNRVNAALNTWFVEEKEPTLFLLTVYDENNESTHKVELYETNALEIDVERRQLTETEFGNIDELLKKQAEHENKKPEYAEKAFLKKDYKTASAYYSELLTLDPSDPLNNYKKGVCVYHLEENKLKALFYLLKAEKDPNVPYDVFYYLGMTYHSWSDFAKAEQAFLEYKAKAKPTEITSLNIDRYIEYCSNGKLLILDQYDMYIKNKSFIDVQKLHKELPTELTSGKFLEKTSFFISPIDSKKKEKMWMFKTEQNEMIQTSYGLDEKSGKDLFVNVLVGGDKYGIPNSLGTKVNTPYDEDYAYVTLDGKTLYFASTGHNSMGGYDIFTATRKTVNDPWGEVKNMGYPINSPYDDFMFMPSLNDEEAYFVSNRRSSTGGYSLYKINMPKPPKPLTIIKGHFMTNDSIPNFSASIAVYNTNNQEVVGIYNSNANTGNFLLALMPGVKYEFSIVADGYNEHVAYVTIPFQTEDFPLRQSIKLKKEGSFEILNIDNYFTKEEAEKAPEYKFTKKDFEKNAVKETTAPKQNIAEKFRKPSSDQQKILDAAEQFFINKQYIKCAEQYAKIAPLLDLTDKQHYMYGKSLFNVSRDYEKTIESLEKAALNKTTPYDVYYMLGKTNHYSYRFERAVKAYEKYKTLANEKEIEKHAINDEINLSLFGKKIVNSPKPIEVLAKKEFKQTNFHTIYGSLDIDAKFLLAPDDMTTAKDKKEGFRPTMYLNNSKTLIYYSSYGENGENGKDLFFMKKLPNNTWSEPINVGNVINSAGDEDFPFLSKDETTLYFCSTAHGSMGGYDVFKSTWDEKSNSWSAPINLGAPINSPFDDLFYVEE, encoded by the coding sequence ATGAACGCATTTCTTCGATTTTTCGGATTGTTTTTAATGATTTGTTGTCAACTTAACACAGCATTTTCAATTGAATTAACAAAACAAGACACCACAAAAAAAGGAGCTTATTATTTTGTTTCCAATCGTAATTCAACTGAACCAGGAAGTTACACCATGTATAAAGCCCGCACCAATCAAAGCGGAATTTCTTCGACGGTTATTCGTGGAAATTTTGAAATAGCTGGTTATCCACACATGCGAAAAGCAGAGATTTCGGTGTACAATATTTCTAACGATGAACTGGTTGGGGTTTACAATACCAATGCTAAAACGGGAAATTATTTAGTGATTTTAATGCCCAATTTGAAATACGAGTTTGTAATCAACACCTATGGTTATGCCCCTATTAGAAAAGTAGTGGAAATACCAGGCTATGCAAGCACCAATGTACACGACGAAATTTCTAAACAACAAATAACAGTAACAATCGATTCTAACCGAGTTAATGCAGCGTTAAACACATGGTTTGTAGAAGAAAAAGAACCTACATTGTTTTTGTTAACGGTTTATGATGAAAACAATGAGAGCACGCACAAGGTGGAGTTGTACGAAACAAACGCATTAGAAATTGATGTTGAGCGTAGGCAATTAACTGAAACCGAATTTGGAAACATTGATGAGTTGTTAAAAAAACAGGCTGAACACGAAAACAAAAAACCAGAATATGCTGAAAAAGCATTTTTAAAAAAAGACTACAAAACAGCTTCCGCTTATTATTCTGAACTACTTACACTCGACCCATCAGACCCATTGAACAACTACAAAAAAGGAGTTTGTGTTTATCATTTGGAAGAGAACAAACTAAAAGCGTTGTTTTATTTGTTAAAAGCCGAAAAAGATCCAAACGTGCCATACGATGTGTTTTATTATTTAGGAATGACTTACCACTCGTGGTCAGATTTTGCTAAAGCCGAACAAGCATTTTTGGAATATAAAGCCAAAGCAAAGCCAACAGAAATAACCAGTTTAAACATTGACCGATACATTGAATATTGCTCAAACGGTAAATTGTTGATTTTAGATCAGTACGACATGTACATCAAAAACAAATCGTTTATTGATGTTCAAAAACTACATAAAGAACTACCAACCGAATTAACAAGTGGTAAATTTTTAGAGAAAACATCTTTTTTTATTTCACCAATTGATAGCAAGAAAAAGGAAAAAATGTGGATGTTTAAAACCGAACAGAACGAAATGATTCAAACCAGTTATGGGTTGGACGAAAAATCTGGCAAAGATTTGTTTGTAAACGTGTTGGTTGGTGGTGATAAATATGGTATTCCGAATTCGTTAGGAACAAAAGTAAACACCCCTTATGACGAAGATTATGCCTATGTAACCTTAGACGGAAAAACACTTTATTTTGCCTCAACTGGGCACAACAGCATGGGTGGATATGATATTTTTACAGCAACCAGAAAAACGGTAAACGACCCTTGGGGTGAGGTTAAAAACATGGGTTATCCAATCAATTCGCCGTACGACGATTTTATGTTTATGCCAAGTTTGAATGATGAAGAAGCTTACTTTGTCTCAAACCGACGAAGTTCAACTGGCGGGTATAGTTTGTATAAAATAAACATGCCAAAACCACCAAAACCACTTACCATCATCAAAGGTCATTTTATGACAAACGATTCCATTCCAAATTTTTCGGCATCTATTGCGGTTTACAACACCAACAATCAAGAAGTGGTTGGTATTTATAACTCTAATGCCAATACAGGAAATTTTTTATTAGCATTAATGCCAGGTGTAAAATATGAATTTAGCATTGTTGCTGATGGCTACAATGAGCATGTTGCTTATGTTACCATTCCGTTTCAAACCGAAGATTTTCCATTACGCCAAAGCATTAAACTGAAAAAAGAAGGTTCGTTTGAGATTTTAAACATCGATAATTATTTTACCAAAGAAGAAGCAGAAAAAGCACCTGAGTATAAATTTACCAAGAAAGATTTTGAAAAAAATGCGGTAAAAGAAACAACTGCTCCTAAACAAAACATTGCAGAAAAATTTAGGAAACCATCGAGCGACCAACAAAAAATATTGGATGCTGCAGAGCAATTTTTCATCAACAAACAATATATAAAATGTGCCGAACAATATGCTAAAATTGCTCCATTATTAGATTTAACCGATAAGCAGCATTACATGTATGGAAAAAGTTTGTTTAATGTTTCTCGCGATTACGAAAAAACCATTGAAAGTTTAGAAAAAGCGGCGTTAAACAAAACAACTCCATACGATGTGTATTACATGTTAGGTAAAACCAACCATTATTCGTATCGTTTTGAACGAGCAGTTAAAGCCTATGAAAAATATAAAACCTTAGCCAACGAAAAAGAGATTGAAAAACACGCCATTAATGATGAAATTAACTTGAGCTTGTTTGGTAAAAAGATTGTAAATAGCCCTAAACCCATTGAAGTGTTGGCAAAAAAAGAATTTAAACAAACAAATTTCCACACCATTTATGGTTCGTTAGATATTGATGCTAAATTTTTACTTGCCCCAGACGATATGACAACTGCAAAAGACAAGAAAGAGGGATTTAGACCAACCATGTATTTGAACAACAGCAAAACGCTTATTTATTATTCGAGTTATGGCGAAAATGGCGAAAATGGAAAAGACCTATTTTTTATGAAAAAATTACCGAACAATACATGGTCGGAGCCGATAAATGTAGGTAATGTGATAAATAGTGCTGGTGATGAAGACTTTCCTTTTTTATCGAAAGACGAAACAACACTTTATTTCTGCTCAACAGCTCACGGAAGTATGGGAGGTTATGATGTGTTTAAAAGTACTTGGGACGAAAAAAGCAATTCTTGGTCAGCACCAATTAATTTAGGAGCACCAATCAATTCTCCTTTTGATGATTTATTTTATGTAGAAGAATAA
- a CDS encoding methionine aminotransferase, translating into MKEYPNLIKSKLPQVGTTIFTVMSQLANEQNAINLSQGFPDFKGDDKLIDLVSNAMKKGLNQYAPMAGLMALREQIAQKTTNLYGVNYNPDTEITITAGGTQAIYTAIAATITEGDEVIIFTPAYDCYEPAIELNGGKSVFVQLLAPDYTIDWDQVKKLITQRTKMIIINTPHNPTGKILCKKDMLALEKIVADTDILILSDEVYEHIIYDNEKHQSACKFPKLAERSFIVASFGKTFHNTGWKIGYCMAPSNLMKEFRKAHQFIVFSVNTPVQHALAEYLKNENTYLGLSNFYQQKRDFFVERIKDSKFEILSSKGTYFQLLSYKNISDEKDTDFAVRLTKEYKLASIPVSVFYQKNVDEKILRFCFAKQEETLERAAEILNKVV; encoded by the coding sequence ATGAAAGAATATCCTAATCTAATAAAATCAAAGCTTCCACAGGTTGGCACTACCATATTTACGGTGATGAGCCAGTTGGCAAACGAGCAAAACGCTATCAATTTGTCTCAAGGTTTCCCTGATTTTAAAGGGGACGACAAATTGATTGATTTGGTTTCGAATGCAATGAAAAAAGGATTAAACCAATATGCTCCTATGGCTGGTTTAATGGCTTTACGTGAACAAATTGCTCAAAAAACCACAAATCTTTACGGAGTTAATTATAATCCTGACACAGAAATAACCATCACTGCAGGAGGAACTCAAGCCATATATACCGCTATTGCAGCAACAATAACCGAAGGTGATGAGGTAATCATTTTTACACCTGCTTATGATTGTTATGAACCAGCAATTGAATTAAACGGAGGTAAATCAGTATTTGTTCAGTTGTTAGCTCCAGATTATACGATTGATTGGGATCAGGTTAAAAAGTTGATTACCCAACGAACCAAAATGATTATCATTAATACCCCGCACAATCCTACTGGTAAAATTTTGTGTAAAAAGGACATGTTGGCCTTGGAGAAAATTGTTGCAGATACTGACATCCTTATTTTGAGTGATGAGGTTTACGAACACATTATTTACGACAATGAAAAACACCAAAGCGCATGTAAATTTCCAAAACTTGCAGAGCGTAGTTTTATTGTTGCTTCATTTGGAAAAACGTTTCACAATACGGGATGGAAAATAGGCTATTGTATGGCTCCAAGCAATTTAATGAAAGAGTTTAGAAAAGCCCATCAGTTTATTGTTTTTTCGGTAAACACACCTGTTCAGCATGCGTTGGCAGAATACCTTAAAAACGAAAACACCTATTTAGGGTTGAGTAATTTTTATCAGCAAAAAAGAGATTTTTTTGTAGAGCGAATTAAAGATTCAAAATTTGAGATTTTATCTTCAAAAGGAACTTATTTTCAATTGCTGAGTTACAAAAACATTAGTGATGAAAAAGACACTGATTTTGCTGTTCGATTAACTAAAGAATACAAGCTAGCATCAATACCAGTTTCGGTGTTTTATCAAAAAAATGTCGACGAGAAAATACTTCGTTTTTGTTTTGCTAAACAAGAAGAGACTTTAGAACGAGCTGCCGAGATATTAAACAAGGTTGTTTAA
- a CDS encoding hydroxyacid dehydrogenase → MKLFNVISKVLFIDSVHPILEERLLKLGVVCEHDYSSSKSEIEANISDYQGVVIRSRFTLDKTFLDAATNLKFIARSGAGLENIDVEYAKQKGVKVIHSPEGNMDAVGEHTIGTLLMLFNQLKKGDNEVRKGIWDREGNRGLELMGKTVGIIGYGYMGSSLAKKLSGFGCKVLAYDKYKKGFGLEVGSWKSEVGCCVQEVSLEELKAESDIISIHLPLTEETQYYVDSNFITSVKKPFYLINTARGNHVKIADLVQGLKSGKILGACLDVLEYETKSFETISKDKLPEDFVYLTQSNKVVLSPHVAGWTVESYIKLSSVLADKIEHAFFSKQ, encoded by the coding sequence ATAAAACTATTTAACGTGATATCAAAAGTATTGTTTATCGATTCGGTACATCCTATTTTAGAAGAACGTCTTTTAAAATTAGGAGTGGTTTGCGAGCATGATTATAGTTCGTCAAAAAGCGAGATAGAAGCCAACATTAGCGACTATCAAGGCGTTGTAATTCGTAGTCGATTTACGTTGGACAAAACTTTTTTAGATGCTGCAACCAACCTTAAATTTATTGCACGGTCTGGTGCAGGTTTGGAAAACATTGATGTGGAATACGCCAAACAAAAAGGAGTAAAAGTTATCCATTCACCAGAAGGAAATATGGATGCGGTTGGTGAGCATACCATTGGAACTTTATTAATGTTGTTTAATCAGCTAAAAAAAGGGGATAACGAGGTTAGAAAAGGCATTTGGGATAGAGAAGGAAACAGAGGATTGGAATTAATGGGTAAAACGGTTGGAATTATTGGCTATGGCTATATGGGTTCATCGTTAGCTAAAAAATTGAGTGGTTTTGGGTGTAAGGTGTTGGCTTATGATAAATATAAAAAGGGTTTTGGGTTAGAAGTTGGAAGTTGGAAGTCTGAAGTTGGATGTTGTGTTCAAGAAGTTTCTTTAGAAGAATTAAAAGCCGAATCTGACATTATCAGCATCCATTTACCTTTAACCGAAGAAACCCAATATTACGTTGATAGCAACTTTATAACATCGGTTAAAAAACCATTTTATTTGATTAACACTGCTCGTGGAAACCATGTTAAAATTGCTGATTTAGTTCAAGGATTAAAATCGGGTAAAATTTTAGGAGCATGTTTGGATGTGTTGGAGTACGAAACCAAATCGTTCGAAACCATTAGCAAAGACAAACTACCTGAAGATTTTGTGTATTTAACCCAATCAAACAAGGTTGTTTTAAGTCCTCATGTGGCTGGTTGGACAGTGGAATCGTATATTAAACTTTCGTCGGTTTTAGCCGATAAAATTGAACACGCATTTTTTAGTAAACAATGA
- a CDS encoding cation:proton antiporter, whose translation MILINIFETKLPLTNPVLLFSLLLFIILFAPLILNKLKIPHLIGLIIAGAVIGPNGLNLMLRDSSIVLFGTVGLLYIMFLAGLEMDLLDFKKNRTKSLVFGIYTFTIPFTLGFLVGHYFLQYSTITSILLAAMFSSHTLIAYPMISKLGVAKNRAVNITIGGTIITDILALLVLAGVASVSSGEVTKGFWLSLSVSVLIFGIIVLFLFPIIGRWFFKRFHDNISQYIFVLAMLFLGAFLAEFAGIEAIIGAFLVGLALNRVIPHTSPLMNRVAFIGNALFIPFFLIGVGMLIDYRVFFKDFDTIRVAITMIVVATTSKFLAAWLTQKTYKFSADERRLIFGLSNAHVAATLAVVLVGYNIILNKAEIAKAALLNQVVEPVRLFDENILNGTILLILATCTIAAFIAQKGAKNIALLDTNEGQTEVIKTVERILIPLSNINTTDELINLSVTIKSKKNKKGLYALNIIDNNFSDSDAEKKGIKLMERAHLAVSATDNSIHELIRYDLNIVNGISSVVMENKITDLVLGVHNNTNISDSFLGHFTEGILTKCNTTTLIYKANQPLETIKRHLVVVPEKAEIEIGFSAWVNKAWNIAKNTNAKMVFYAVEETLNELKAIHEKNPIEAEFVHFNDWNNFLILTEKIKEDDNLIIILSRKEYLSYHNIMPKIPSFVNTYFKTNSFIIIYPKQMGVNDLSTLNLKDTSPIEPMEKLDEIGKTLINIFKKNKK comes from the coding sequence ATGATACTAATAAATATTTTTGAGACAAAATTGCCGTTAACCAATCCGGTATTATTGTTTTCGTTGTTATTGTTTATCATCCTCTTTGCTCCATTAATTTTAAATAAGCTTAAAATTCCGCACTTAATCGGGCTTATTATTGCAGGAGCAGTTATTGGTCCTAACGGGCTAAATTTAATGCTCAGAGACAGCAGTATTGTTTTGTTTGGAACTGTGGGATTGCTGTACATCATGTTTTTGGCAGGACTAGAAATGGATCTTTTGGATTTTAAGAAAAATCGTACAAAAAGCTTAGTTTTTGGTATTTATACATTCACAATTCCTTTTACGTTGGGGTTTTTAGTAGGACACTATTTTTTACAATATTCCACAATAACCTCCATTTTATTAGCAGCAATGTTTTCTTCACACACGCTTATTGCATATCCTATGATTAGCAAGTTAGGTGTTGCAAAGAATAGAGCTGTAAATATTACCATTGGAGGAACAATCATTACCGATATTTTAGCTTTACTGGTTTTAGCTGGAGTTGCTAGTGTTTCTTCAGGCGAAGTTACCAAAGGCTTCTGGTTAAGCTTATCTGTTTCAGTTCTTATTTTCGGAATAATTGTTTTGTTTCTTTTCCCAATTATTGGGCGTTGGTTTTTTAAACGATTCCATGATAATATTTCGCAATATATTTTTGTATTAGCTATGCTTTTTCTTGGTGCATTTTTAGCCGAATTTGCAGGAATAGAAGCTATTATCGGAGCGTTTCTTGTTGGGTTGGCGTTGAATAGGGTAATTCCTCACACATCACCCTTAATGAATAGAGTAGCATTTATAGGTAATGCACTTTTTATTCCATTTTTTTTAATAGGAGTAGGAATGCTCATTGATTATCGTGTCTTTTTTAAAGATTTTGATACAATAAGAGTTGCCATAACGATGATTGTAGTTGCTACAACATCTAAGTTTTTAGCTGCTTGGTTAACTCAAAAAACGTATAAATTTTCGGCTGACGAAAGAAGATTAATTTTTGGATTAAGTAATGCTCACGTAGCAGCAACTCTAGCTGTGGTTTTAGTGGGGTACAACATAATTTTAAACAAAGCAGAAATTGCTAAAGCAGCTCTTTTAAACCAAGTAGTTGAACCAGTAAGACTTTTCGATGAAAACATCTTAAATGGAACTATTCTGTTGATTTTAGCAACATGCACAATTGCAGCATTTATAGCACAAAAGGGAGCAAAAAACATTGCTTTATTAGACACTAATGAAGGGCAAACAGAGGTAATCAAAACTGTCGAAAGAATATTAATACCATTAAGCAACATAAATACTACGGATGAACTAATTAATTTAAGTGTAACAATTAAATCCAAAAAGAATAAAAAAGGCCTTTATGCTTTAAACATTATTGATAATAATTTTAGTGATAGTGATGCTGAAAAGAAAGGTATAAAATTGATGGAGAGGGCTCATTTAGCTGTTTCTGCCACAGATAATTCTATCCACGAATTGATACGCTACGATTTAAATATTGTAAACGGAATTTCGAGTGTGGTGATGGAAAATAAAATTACCGATTTAGTGCTTGGTGTTCATAACAACACCAACATTTCTGATTCTTTTTTGGGTCATTTTACTGAAGGTATTTTAACCAAATGCAACACTACAACACTAATATATAAAGCCAATCAACCATTAGAAACCATTAAACGACATTTGGTTGTTGTACCAGAAAAAGCAGAAATAGAAATTGGGTTTTCTGCTTGGGTAAACAAAGCATGGAATATTGCCAAAAACACCAATGCTAAAATGGTTTTTTATGCAGTAGAAGAAACATTAAACGAGCTGAAAGCAATACACGAAAAAAACCCGATAGAGGCTGAATTTGTTCATTTTAATGATTGGAATAATTTTCTTATTCTTACCGAAAAAATTAAAGAAGATGATAATTTAATAATCATTTTAAGCAGAAAGGAATACTTGTCATATCACAACATTATGCCTAAAATTCCTTCCTTTGTTAATACTTATTTTAAAACAAACAGTTTTATTATTATTTATCCTAAGCAAATGGGAGTGAACGATTTATCAACACTTAATCTAAAAGATACCTCTCCAATTGAGCCAATGGAAAAATTAGATGAAATAGGTAAAACGTTGATTAACATTTTCAAAAAAAATAAAAAATGA
- the rnhA gene encoding ribonuclease HI, translating to MAKITIYTDGAAKGNPGKGGYGVVMMSGNHKKELSEGFRNTTNNRMELLSVIVALETIIKENAQVEIFSDSKYVVDSVEKGWVFGWQKKGFKGKKNIDLWQRFLKIYPKHQVKFNWVKGHAGNLYNERCDELAVQAAESQHLLIDEGYENEASSGLF from the coding sequence ATGGCAAAAATTACCATATATACTGATGGTGCTGCAAAAGGCAATCCTGGAAAAGGTGGTTATGGTGTAGTAATGATGAGCGGCAACCACAAAAAAGAACTCTCGGAAGGCTTTAGAAACACCACCAACAACCGTATGGAATTGTTGAGTGTAATTGTTGCTTTAGAAACAATTATTAAAGAAAATGCTCAAGTAGAAATTTTTTCTGACTCCAAATATGTAGTTGATTCGGTAGAAAAAGGCTGGGTGTTTGGTTGGCAAAAAAAGGGATTTAAAGGAAAAAAAAACATCGATCTTTGGCAACGATTTTTAAAAATTTACCCCAAACATCAAGTCAAATTTAATTGGGTTAAAGGTCATGCAGGTAATTTGTATAACGAGCGTTGTGATGAATTAGCAGTTCAAGCAGCTGAATCTCAACATCTTTTGATAGATGAAGGATATGAGAATGAAGCTTCGTCAGGCTTATTCTAG